In the genome of Acidovorax sp. 69, the window CAGATGAAATAAAGGTGCACCGCCCAGAACGCCAGGAAACACACGAACTGCGAGGTGCTGATGGTCTGCCCATCGGCCGGGCCCGCGAGCCCCATGCCCAGAATGTTCAAGAAGCCATGCAGCGCCAATGCACCGAAGTAGCAGTTGATGGAGAACCAGCCACAGGCCACCAGGCCACGCAGCACGGCGGGCAGGTTGGCGCCCTTGACGCCGAACGAGGCACGTGCCAAGACTGGGAACGGCACACCATACCGGGGCCCGACACGCCCGATGAGCACCATGGGCACCAAGACGATGCAGTTGGCCAAAAAGACGAGCCACACGGCCATTTGCCAAGTGAAGCCCTGGTCCAGCATGGAACTGGCCATGGTGTAGGTGGGCACGCACACCACCATGCCCACCCAGAGCGCGGCGAAGTCTTTCCAGGTCCAGTGCCGTTGTGCGGCGGTGGTGGGGAGCAAATCTTCATTGGCGAGCGTGCTGGAGGCTCCGCCGGGCATTAGCCCCGCCACGTGGGCAGCGCTGCCGGTACTGTTGGTCATGCCTGTACTCCTGTCAAATTGGGGTTGGACACAACCCGCTGTCTCGCCCAGCGATGTCGCGCTGGCAGATGGCGGGCAAGGGGAAGCGGACGATGCTAAATAAGACGCAAGAACCGCACCAGATGCAGTGCAGCATGCGTTGCAAATCGGCACCACGACGGGAGCGCCCAGAACGACTGAAACAGGCGGTGATGGACGCGCGCATCGGGTGTGTGGTCAAGCCGCAGCAGCCACACGCTGCGGGTTGTTGGGGTGCGTGGTCCAGTTGGCGTATTCGCCCGTGACCTTCTTGCCCGTGCGCACGTCGACCTCGCCAGGCTCCAGCGCACGCATGGTGATGCACTCGGGCACAGGGCAGATCGACACGCAGAGGTTGCAGCCCACGCACTCGGCGTCGTTGATCTCGAACTTGCGCACGCCGCCTTCTTTGGTGAACGTGATGGCCTGGTGCGAGGTGTCTTCGCACACCACATGGCACCGGCCACACTGAATGCACGAATCCTGGTTGATGACGGCCTTTTCGATGTGGTTGAGGTTGAGGTTCTTCCAGTCCTTGACCGTGGGCACGGCCTGGCCCTTGAAGTCGTCGAGCGTCGCGTAGCCGTGGTCGTCCATGAAGTTGGAAAGGCCGTCGCACATGTCCTGCACGATTTTGAAGCCATAGACCATGGCCGCCGTACACACCTGCACGGTGCCGCAGCCCAGGGCAATGTATTCGGCTGCGTCGCGCCAGGTGGTGATGCCGCCGATGCCGCTGATGGGCAGGCCGGCGGTCTGCGCATCGCGCGCGATCTCGGCCACCATGTTCAGGGCAATGGGCTTGACGGCCGGGCCGCAGTAGCCGCCGTGTGATCCCCAGCCATCGGTGCTGGGGCTCATGGTCATGCGGTCCAGGTCCACGCCCATGATGGAGTTGATGGTGTTGATGAGCGACACCGCGTCGGCACCGCCGGCCTTGGCGGCGCGGGCAGGCTGGCGCACATCGGTGATGTTGGGGGTGAGCTTCACGATCACAGGCAGCTTGCTGTAGTGCTTGCACCACGCCGTGACCATCTGGATGTATTCGGGCACCTGGCCCACGGCCGCGCCCATGCCGCGCTCGCTCATGCCGTGCGGGCAGCCGAAGTTGAGCTCGATGCCGTCGGCGCCGGTGTCTTCCACCAGCGGCAGGATGGCCTTCCAGCTTTGCTCTTCGCACGGCACCATGAGCGAGACGATCATGGCGCGGTCGGGCCAGTTGCGCTTGACGCGTTTGATCTCTTCAAGGTTGGTGTGCAGGGGCCGATCGGTGATCAGCTCGATGTTGTTCAGGCCAATCACCCGACGGTCTTGCGACATCAGGGTGCCGTAGCGCGGGCCGTTGACATTGACCACCGCCGGGTCTTCGCCCAGCGTTTTCCACACCACGCCGCCCCAGCCCGCTTCAAAGGCGCGGGTGACGTTGATCTCTTTGTCGGTGGGTGGTGCAGAGGCGAGCCAAAAGGGGTTGGGGCTCTGGATACCCAGAAAATTGCTGCGAATGTCTGCCATGGGGTGCTCCCGTGTGTTGTGCGGTATGACTGGTTGGCCGGTCAGGCAGCCTTGGCGGCAGGTGCCATGAGTGCGGCATGCATGGAGACAGCGGCGACCTTGCCGTGCTCCACCGCCTCTACAGTGAGATCGCGGCCGCCGACGCGGCAGTCGCCACCCGCCCAGACGCGCGCCAGGCTGGTGCAGCCCTCCGCGTCGGTCACGATGCGGCCAGACTTCAGTGCGATCGATGCGCCCGCAGGTTCGGCCACGTACGTTTGGCCAATGGCCTTGAGCACCATGTCGGCGTCGAGCACGAAGGTCTCGCCGGTTTCCACCAGCTGGCCACCGCTCAGGGCCGTGGCGGCAAAACGCACGCCCTTCACGGCACCGCCTTCGCTGAGCACTTCCTGGGGCGCCGCCCAATGGCGGATCTTCACGCCGTGCGTCTGTGCCCACTGCTGCTCCACGGGTGAAGCAGACATGGCATCAGCGCCCCGGCGGTACACAATGTTCACGTCTTCAGCGCCCAGCTTGCGCGACTGCACTGCAGCGTCTACCGCTGTCATGCCGCCCCCTATGACCACCACGCGGCGGCCCACGGGCAGGGTTGAGAGGTCGGTGCTCTGGCGCAACTCGGCAATGAAATCCACTGCGTTGCGCAGCCCGGTCGCCGTAGGCTCGGCCACGCCCAGCGCATTCACACCTTGAAGGCCCAGCCCCAGGAACACCGCGTCGAAACCTTGCAGCAGGCCGTCCAGGGTGATGTCACGGCCCAGTTGCTGGCCGGTGCGCACCTCGATGCCGCCGATGGACAACAACCATTCCACCTCCTTCTGCGCGAAGTCGTCGGTGGTCTTGTAACTGGCCAGGCCGTATTCGTTCAAGCCACCCAACTTGGGGCGCGCTTCCAGCAGCACCACGTCGTGCCCGCGCACGGCCAGCCCATGGGCGCAGGCCAGGCCTGCGGGGCCAGCGCCCACCACGGCCACCCGCTTGCCAGTCGATGCCGCACGCTGAAACAGCGGCGCCCCCGGCTTGGCAAAAAAAGCATCGGTGGCGTAGCGTTGCAGCGAGCCAATCTCTACCGGCTTGTCCTCATTGGTGTTGCGCACGCAGGCCTGCTCACAGAGCACCTCGGTGGGACAAACGCGGGCGCACATGCCGCCCAGCGGGTTGGCCTCCAGGATGGCGCGGGCGGCACCGCGGTTGTTGTCCTGCGCAATGCGATGGATGAACGAAGGAATGTCGATGCCCGTGGGGCACGCCGTGGCGCAAGGTGCATCGTGGCAGTAGTAGCAGCGCTCCGCCTCGATGAGGGCCTGGGGCTTGGTAAGCGGCGGGTGCGCGTCGCTGAAATTGGCGGCGTAGTCGGCCAGGTTCAGGCGTGCGGCATGAATGCCACAGGCACGGCTTGCGGGTGTGTCCATCAGGTTTCCTCCGAGAGGGTGAGGGTGGGGGTCTGGGCGCGTGCCTGGCAGGCGGTGGCACGCGCAAGCGCCTCGCTGCGCCGCCGGAACGTGCGGCGCGAGCCGGCCAATGCTGCGCATGCAGGGGTGCTTGCGCTCGCAAACTTCGGAGGTTTCATCGTGGGCCTCGCTGTAGGTGCAGGTGCCCGCTGCGCTGCTGCAGCGGTGCCCTGTGTGGTGGGTCAATTTACCAACCTGTAAAACTTTACCAATTGGTAAAATCCCTAGAGCAAACCCCGTGCCAGCCAAATCCCCGTGAATCTTGGGCTTATGCCAGCGAATTGCCAGTTTTTAGCCCATGGCTTGTTCCACAATGGTGCAATGACCGACGCCCGCCCGTCCAAAGCCGACACAGCCCCCCGCCCCGCCAAGACACCCCGGACCGCGGTGGGGGATGACCCCACACCCCGCGCGCCCACGGCCTCCCGGCTGCTCAAGGAGCAAGGCATCCTCACCGAGGCCGAGAACCACTTTGCGCAGTTTGGCTTTGAAGGCGCATCGCTGGAGAGCATTGCGGCCGCCATCGGCATCAGCCGCCACAACCTGCTGTATTACTTCCCAAGCAAAGAGGCCCTTTACCAACGCGTGCTCGACGATGTGCTCACCCAGTGGCTGGCCGGTATGGAGGATCTGTCCCACAGCGACGATCCTCAGCAGGCCCTTCGGCGCTACATCCGTGCCAAGCTTCACTACTCACGCACACGCCCTCAGGGTGCCAAGGTGTTCACCAAAGAGGTGATTGCCGGTGCGCCACGCTATGGCCAGGCCATCACCGAGCGGGTGGCGCCGCTGCTCAAGACCGAGGTGCGTACCTTCGAGCGCTGGGCCCGCGAAGGCCGGATCGCCAAGGTCAACTTCACGCACCTGATGTTCATCATCTGGTCGGTGACGCAAGCCTATGCAGAGCAGGAGGCCCAGTTCGCCCTGCTGCTGGGCAAACCGGCACTGACCGAACGCGACTACGACAAGGCCGAAGAGCTGATCGTGCGCATGGTGCTCAGTGCGCTGGCGCCCGACGCCGTGGTGTGAAGCAGCGCCTGGGCCCGACCCAGAAAGTGCGTGACTGCATTACTCTTTTTTGCTACTTAATTAATAGCATTTCGCGCTTGAAGGATATGCGCTTCAGTCTGATTTCGCCATCACTCAGCGTTTGGCATTCAATGCTTTGAGACGCCGGTACAGCGATCGTTCGCTGACGCCCAGTTGCTGCGCCAGCGCCACGCGGCTTCCCTGGTGGGCTGCCAGCGCACGGCGCAGGGCATCGTCGTCCATCGCGGTGTGGCGAAGTGGCAGGCCTGCGATTGCAAGCGCCTGTGCCTCGATGGGTGGCGGGTCCGAGACCCCCCGCTCCTCGCTGGGCGGCAGGCCACAGGCCAGGGCCTGCTGCACGTGTTCGGCTTCGATGGCATCACCATCACACAGCAGGGCGGTGCGCTCCAGCAGATTGCGCAGCTCCCGCACGTTGCCTGGGTAGCGCTGCGCTTCCAGCAAGGCCACCGCTGCGTCCGACAGCTGCAGCACACGGGGTGAAGGCACCACGCGCTCCAGCAGCGCGTGCGCCAGCAGGGCCCTGTCGCCCTGGCGCTCGCGCAGTGGTGGCAGGTAGATCGGAAAGATGCTCAACCGGTAGTACAGGTCTTCACGGAACCGGCCCTCAGCCACCATGCGCTGCAGGTTGCGGTGCGTGGCAGACACCACGCGCAGATCAACATGCCGCTGGTCGGTGCTGCCCACGCGGCGGTAAGTGCCGGTCTCCAGCAGGCGCAGCAGTTTGACCTGCAGCGGCAGCGGAATGTCACCCACCTCGTCCAAAAACAGCGTGCCACCGTCGGCTGCCTCTACCAACCCTGGCCGGGCCTGGGTCGCGCCAGTGAACGCTCCTTTTTCGTGCCCGAACAGCTCGGACTCAAACAGCGCCTCGGGCAGGCTGGCGCAGTCCACCGGCACCAACGCTCGCCGAGCCCGCGAGCTACTCTGGTGCACCGCGTGCGCCACAAGCTCCTTGCCCGTACCTGACTCGCCCATCAGCAGCACCGC includes:
- a CDS encoding TetR/AcrR family transcriptional regulator encodes the protein MTDARPSKADTAPRPAKTPRTAVGDDPTPRAPTASRLLKEQGILTEAENHFAQFGFEGASLESIAAAIGISRHNLLYYFPSKEALYQRVLDDVLTQWLAGMEDLSHSDDPQQALRRYIRAKLHYSRTRPQGAKVFTKEVIAGAPRYGQAITERVAPLLKTEVRTFERWAREGRIAKVNFTHLMFIIWSVTQAYAEQEAQFALLLGKPALTERDYDKAEELIVRMVLSALAPDAVV
- the preA gene encoding NAD-dependent dihydropyrimidine dehydrogenase subunit PreA: MADIRSNFLGIQSPNPFWLASAPPTDKEINVTRAFEAGWGGVVWKTLGEDPAVVNVNGPRYGTLMSQDRRVIGLNNIELITDRPLHTNLEEIKRVKRNWPDRAMIVSLMVPCEEQSWKAILPLVEDTGADGIELNFGCPHGMSERGMGAAVGQVPEYIQMVTAWCKHYSKLPVIVKLTPNITDVRQPARAAKAGGADAVSLINTINSIMGVDLDRMTMSPSTDGWGSHGGYCGPAVKPIALNMVAEIARDAQTAGLPISGIGGITTWRDAAEYIALGCGTVQVCTAAMVYGFKIVQDMCDGLSNFMDDHGYATLDDFKGQAVPTVKDWKNLNLNHIEKAVINQDSCIQCGRCHVVCEDTSHQAITFTKEGGVRKFEINDAECVGCNLCVSICPVPECITMRALEPGEVDVRTGKKVTGEYANWTTHPNNPQRVAAAA
- a CDS encoding sigma-54-dependent Fis family transcriptional regulator, which encodes MSRGSAVTPSTTPPPELVSFLESLAEPHILLDVGYCILAANAAYRRQFGSESSVVGRTCHAVSHRFNVPCDQAGESCPLAQARDSGRCERVLHLHHTPLGEEYVQIELTPVAGANNGPGFFVEKMVPLPVAAQHGPSAHGLIGRSPAFQKMLGLVARVAPSRAAVLLMGESGTGKELVAHAVHQSSSRARRALVPVDCASLPEALFESELFGHEKGAFTGATQARPGLVEAADGGTLFLDEVGDIPLPLQVKLLRLLETGTYRRVGSTDQRHVDLRVVSATHRNLQRMVAEGRFREDLYYRLSIFPIYLPPLRERQGDRALLAHALLERVVPSPRVLQLSDAAVALLEAQRYPGNVRELRNLLERTALLCDGDAIEAEHVQQALACGLPPSEERGVSDPPPIEAQALAIAGLPLRHTAMDDDALRRALAAHQGSRVALAQQLGVSERSLYRRLKALNAKR
- a CDS encoding NAD(P)-dependent oxidoreductase, whose protein sequence is MDTPASRACGIHAARLNLADYAANFSDAHPPLTKPQALIEAERCYYCHDAPCATACPTGIDIPSFIHRIAQDNNRGAARAILEANPLGGMCARVCPTEVLCEQACVRNTNEDKPVEIGSLQRYATDAFFAKPGAPLFQRAASTGKRVAVVGAGPAGLACAHGLAVRGHDVVLLEARPKLGGLNEYGLASYKTTDDFAQKEVEWLLSIGGIEVRTGQQLGRDITLDGLLQGFDAVFLGLGLQGVNALGVAEPTATGLRNAVDFIAELRQSTDLSTLPVGRRVVVIGGGMTAVDAAVQSRKLGAEDVNIVYRRGADAMSASPVEQQWAQTHGVKIRHWAAPQEVLSEGGAVKGVRFAATALSGGQLVETGETFVLDADMVLKAIGQTYVAEPAGASIALKSGRIVTDAEGCTSLARVWAGGDCRVGGRDLTVEAVEHGKVAAVSMHAALMAPAAKAA